The following proteins are co-located in the Salvelinus sp. IW2-2015 linkage group LG36, ASM291031v2, whole genome shotgun sequence genome:
- the ppig gene encoding peptidyl-prolyl cis-trans isomerase G produces MGIKVQRPRCFFDIGISNVLVGRVVVELFSDVCPKTCENFRCLCTGEKGIGKGTQKPLHYKGCLFHRIVKDFMIQGGDFSEGNGKGGESIYGGFFEDESFSVKHNKEYLLSMANRGKDTNGSQFFITTKPTPHLDGVHVVFGQVISGQEVVQTMESQKTDTGSRPYSEVKVMNCGELIPKSKAKKEEKKRLKAVSSGSDSSSDSESSDDDSSESEGDSDKESKKRKKRHKKESKKKKDKKQKKKKDKKRSEPSSGDEKEEEVTSTVRPEEIPVIPENSFLMRRSPQQKEESGKEREKKREREKPRERMFHCQSAYQRSLLMTRSGRTIKGRGPRRYRTPSHSRSRSRDRFQRSETPPHWRHEMQRAQRAPRASSGDRWIKGDKGDMTEDKNESGIAPRGRERKTSENKHEHAAENPSKNREEKKGRSHRSKSKEKDTSKTEDKHNKHKGKKAKSRSRSKSKEKSGRSKSRERDQKHSKGDDKRGRQRSKDRNLKEKATESGTQDRVRSKERSKPTEADKNREETKGRNGEKLKAKSRSKERNSGKDRNRSLSRSKDSGRHASSRDKEQGRDRERGRERSKSNERRRHREREDKRRGRSKSRDRTRSPDKIKSRDSRRGRRSRSKSNNRDHSKDGSSHQRKNRDGEDTHRRRRSKSSNSESEGEGKGKDRGRKSPISKKKREGSPEKESSHKSKDTGKSPERNQKSKSQEKDKNHSKKKKYSSSSDDRD; encoded by the exons ATGGGAATAAAAGTTCAGCGTCCACGCTGCTTTTTTGACATTGGCATCAGTAACGTGCTGG TTGGCAGAGTTGTGGTAGAATTGTTTTCTGATGTCTGCCCCAAAACCTGTGAGAACTTTCGATGCCTCTGCACAG GTGAGAAAGGAATTGGAAAAGGTACACAAAAACCTCTGCATTACAAAGGATGCCTATTCCACAGAATTGTGAAGGACTTCATGATTCAAGGAGGAGACTTCAGTGAAG GCAATGGAAAAGGAGGGGAATCTATATATGGAGGATTCTTTGAAG ATGAAAGCTTCTCTGTCAAACATAACAAGGAGTACCTCCTGTCAATGGCAAACAGGGGTAAAGATACCAATGGATCACAGTTTTTCAT AACAACAAAACCCACACCGCACTTGGATGG TGTCCATGTGGTTTTTGGCCAAGTGATCTCTGGCCAAGAGGTCGTTCAGACAATGGAGAGTCAAAAGACAGATACTGGCAGTAGACCATACTCTGAAGTGAAAGTTATGAACTGTGGAgagctcattccaaaatcaaaag caaaaaaagaagagaagaaaagactGAAGGCCGTCTCCAGTGGCAGCGACAGCTCAAGTGACTCTGAAAGTTCTGACGACGACTCTTCTGAATCTGAGGGTGACTCTGATAAAGAATCCAAGAAACGGAAGAAGAGGCACAAGAAAGAGTCCAAGAAAAAGAAGGAcaagaaacagaagaagaagaaagataaAAAAAG GTCTGAGCCCAGCAGTGGTgatgagaaagaggaagaggttaCGTCTACGGTACGACCAGAGGAAATCCCTGTTATCCCAGAAAATAGTTTCCTTATGAGGAGAAGTCCGCAGCAAAAAGAAGAATCTGGaaaggagagggaaaaaaagagggagagggaaaagccTAGGGAGAG aaTGTTTCATTGTCAGTCAGCATATCAGAGGAGCCTTCTGATGACAAGATCAGGCAGAACGATTAAAGGCAGAGGTCCAAGA CGGTACCGAACTCCGTCACACTCCAGGTCAAGGTCAAGGGACCGTTTCCAGCGTAGTGAGACTCCTCCACACTGGCGCCATGAGATGCAGCGTGCACAAAGGGCACCAAGAGCATCCAGCGGAGACCGTTGGATAAAGGGTGACAA GGGTGACATGACAGAGGACAAGAATGAGAGTGGCATAGCtccaagaggaagagagaggaagacctcTGAAAACAAGCATGAACACGCTGCTGAAAACCCTAGTAAAAACCGAGAGGAGAAGAAAGGTCGCTCCCATAGATCCAAGAGCAAAGAAAAGGACACTTCTAAAACTGAAGACAAGCACAACAAACACAAGGGAAAAAAGGCCAAATCTCGAAGCCGCAGTAAGAGCAAAGAGAAAAGTGGTAGGTCCAAAagcagagagagggatcagaAACATAGCAAAGGGGATGATAAGAGGGGCCGCCAAAGAAGCAAGGACAGAAAcctcaaagaaaaagccacagAGTCTGGAACTCAAGACCGTGTTAGAAGTAAAGAACGCTCTAAACCCACTGAGGCTGACAAGAACCGAGAGGAGACCAAAGGAAGAAATGGTGAGAAGCTTAAGGCAAAGTCTAGAAGCAAGGARAGGAACTCTGGAAAGGACAGAAACCGATCTCTCAGCAGAAGCAAGGACAGTGGGAGACATGCCTCATCTCGAGACAAAGAGCAAGGACGGGACAGAGAGCGAGGTAGGGAGCGCAGTAAGAGCAATGAAAGACGGcgccacagagagagggaggacaaaaGGAGAGGTAGATCCAAGAGCCGAGACCGGACAAGGAGTCCAGACAAGATTAAGAGCAGAGACTCCCGTAGAGGCAGGCGCTCCAGGAGTAAGAGCAACAATCGAGACCATAGCAAAGACGGTTCATCTCATCAGAGGAAGAACAGAGACGGTGAAGACACTCACAGACGAAGGAGGTCCAAGAGCAGCAACTCTGAGAGTGAAGGGGAGGGCAAAGGGAAGGACAGGGGTAGAAAGAGCCCCATCTCCAAGAAGAAAAGGGAGGGAAGCCCAGAAAAGGAGTCCTCTCACAAGTCCAAAGACACAGGGAAAAGCCCTGAGCGGAATCAAAAGTCAAAGAGCCAAGAGAAGGATAAAAACCACAGCAAGAAAAAGAAGTACAGCTCAAGTTCTGATGACCGTGATTAG